One window of Plasmodium falciparum 3D7 genome assembly, chromosome: 7 genomic DNA carries:
- a CDS encoding IMP1-like protein, putative, whose translation MSEEKGAYLVFDNASNGTLFIVWKKEKVENALMFIKPTKEVPEFKFVNRNGKNELIRNLQSDKKLFYSGICQFVKEAKDIKGKLTLLQHFDSSFPIKVDLYFLKGSKVMPLNTGEPFVVQDIDAMSVLPKGSSSLKVKTMAKDMFVSRGNTEGASISF comes from the exons ATGTCAGAAGAAAAGGGAGCTTATTTGGTCTTTGACAATGCATCGAATGGGactttatttattgtatggaaaaaagaaaaagttgAAAATGCTTTAATGTTTATAAAACCAACAAAAGAGGTTCCAGAATTTAAATTCGTGAATagaaatggaaaaaatgaattaatcAGAAATTTACAG tcggacaaaaaattattttattctggAATATGCCAATTTGTTAAAGAAgcaaaagatataaaaggaaaattaaCTTTATTACAACATTTTGATTCTTCTTTTCCTATAAAAGTggatttgtattttttaaaaggaaGCAag gtCATGCCACTTAATACAGGAGAACCTTTTGTTGTTCAAGACATTGATGCTATGAGTGTTTTACCAAAAGGATCAAGTTCATTAAAAGTAAAAACGATGGCAAAGGATATGTTTGTTTCTAGAGGGAATACAGAAGGAGCTAGTATATCCTTTTAA